ATACTATCATAATTTGTTGGCACATCGACTACGGTGTTAGCTGGTAAATGAAAATATGTGGTCCTCTGGTCATAAGATAAGGTTCAACAAATCCAGATCATACACACCTACACTCTTCAAGCTGGCATTCTCCTTAAACATGCAAACCCATTTCTCCATTTGTTTTGTGTATTAAGAAGCATTAATTAGTAGTCTGTAGACTTCATTATTAGGTGGACCTTGGCTTGTAACCCAATGGTCTTGCCAGCCGACACTAAGGTGAGAGGAGGTTTTGGGTTCGAATTCATGAAGCAGCGTCGACACTCTATTGTAATAATCTCTCACACGCAAAGTATGACAATGTGTTATGATGTAAAATTAGTTTCAAAACAAAATGCACTCATTTAGAGAATTTAGAAGAAAGAAATCAGgactttttccaaaaaaatattgtcAAGATTGAGAAATTTTAGAATGCAGTGATTTTTGTTCGTTTATTTCTTGGgctttgataaaaaaagaatttttcatcCATCTCATAAGTAAATTGGCCTTCCGCCGTCAAATCAAAGGCATACTGGgcccaaaaatcaaactgaCCCACACTTAAAGAAGAGATCATAAAATTTTGGGCCTTGAGGCCCAACTAATGTTGCATTACCATCATTGGGTCGTTAAAACTGCTTTCTCGTCTAAGACATTCTCGGGAAATTAAGGAAACCGAATCAAATATTTGTGTATTATTGGTTCTTTTTAACGAGAGgaattgacaaaaataaaaaattatgactttcacCCAATTTGCTTTtgtaaatattaaaaatttagcACTTTTAGCCTAAAAGGCTGAGCTAAAAGTGCTAAGatttggatatttttaaaaatattaaggtaaacattataattttttttacttttctaattcttctcatcgagatgaaccaacaatcaacaaaattttgatgcaaaactaaggaatgctaatttttttaataaggacaaaacaaaaaagttcgAGACTCATTTTTGGGAAACTGGGCGGTAGAGGCAGTATTGTGCTCCCACATTGTTATGTTACAAAGTGATTATTAGGTGAGTAGCTGAATTGTATTTTGATGTACTAATTACCAATAAATGTGGTGAAAATAGTTGGAGCAAAATGAAAGCTAGAGTGATCGAAGAACATATTCCAAACTCGGAAATCATACTAATGTATTGGCTCATCTCGATTCTGAACCCATAAAAAAGCGACACATTTGCTCATCGGGATATCTTttaaaacatctaaaaaaatacccaaaatctcaatctcatagtttcagttcaaatttttatgatccgaaccgtttaatgtgtgcagaatgtgattttaagagtgcccaCGAgatattagcaaaaaatatgaccgggaagtatttgttttgagcagttttttaattgaaccgttcatcaaatatgagctaaaaactgctcaaatcaagccatttccaatcatttcttttgctgatttcttgctcgtacccttaaaatcacattttgatcacattgactggctcggatcatcaaaatttgatcgaaaactatgagatatttttttagatgtttctGGAACCGTCTGAGCTCATCTATGCGTACATGTTGGATATTCctaactccaaaaaataaaaaattatgacttttaccaaGATGAGTTTTATCTTgaatttattcaaaaatatttgggtaaaagtcataatttttaacttacaagatgaatcgaaaaactaaaaaagtgaggcgcaaaattaacaaatataaaaaaaaaatttgaataaagaaaaaacgaaaaaaggtCCAAAAAAGTGTTTAGCGTAACGTCACCTTAACTACTCCTTAGTTACTACAGTAGTTAAGAAGCGAATTAGGTGGTCATGTGCCTGGTGTGCCAGTTCATACGCCTCCACTGGTCAATTCATACGAGTCTTAGTCCGCTTTTAATTGAATTTTCCATAAATTATGGTAAAATTAGACCCTCGATATTAATCAAAGACATGAAAGATATCTTAGAAATCTCAATTATCAAAAGACACCCACCTCCCATGCTATACTGAGGATTTGTTCcgctaaaaaaaattagtattgaaaaaaataatttatcttgaaaagaaataagaaataagtgtttaaaaaataataactagGCTGAGATTGTTTATATGGATAGATCAGAGGTTAACGCTTGGGAAAACTGAcgttaaacaaacaaaaaatctgaAATTAAGAGAATATATGTCTGTGTCAGCACTAAATTCTATCCATCTTGTGTCAGAAAAATCCCCACAATCTGACCTAACAGAGACAACCGTAACAACAGCTGCCTATcggttcctctctctctctctctctgatcttctctctctcttgctgtTTGTTGCTTTTCATGATAATTTATGCTTCAAATAATTACGTAGTTGTAGTTGAAAAGCAAATAAAGACTGAAAAGCTTCTTTTCTATTTCTTGCGATCGATCGGTCTTCCGATTATAGTTAATTTGGTGGTGGGTATTTGACTTAATTGAAGTACAAAATGTTGGGTTATTATTCTTTTTGGCTGAAACTGaaggttttatttattttattgatttggTAGTCAATCTGATGGGGAGGCCTGGTCctgtcggtggtggtggtgaaccCACGGTGAACACAGGAGATTGGAGATCCCAATTGCATCCTGTCTCGCGACAAAGGATTGTCAACAAGATGTGAGGTTTTTCCTTAAGATTTTGTTATTAGTTTGTCAGTGTTGGTTTTATGCACTTACAtcagttgattttttgatttggtaaagcagaggaaaagaaaacatgcTGAATTAAAAAGATACGAAACTTTTACGAATGAATAACGTTTGTGGGTTACAAATTGCCTTCATTTGTGTTTGCCTAATTGAAAAGTTTGATATGCGAGTTGCAGCATTGGTTGAATTAGTGAGTTGCTGTTTGTACTGTTCAAATATGTGCTGCTTTTAAATCTCGGAATTCATCTTAAGGCGCAAATTGCATCAGATGAATATGGGTACTTCTCGGGATGTGGCTTTATGAGTCGAGTTAAGCAAGTGTTACTACAGTAAAAGCTGGGAGCTGCTCTATAACCAGAGATTTTGGCATGGGCATCGATTTTGAAATGTTTCATTTGGAAGTTTCGGTTGCGCAGAACCGTTTGGGTGAAAATGCTAAATCTAAAATGTATGTCGTAGCAGCTTAATGTTGTTTTAGAAGTAGATGGCGGTTACATGTTCATGTGGCTGTGATCTCCTACTTCTAGGATAGTGAGAGTGTAGTCAGTGTGCTGTAGTGAAAATCCTATAACCAATTGGTGCAATTCTACAACAAATGGATATCTCAATTTGCATAAACTCTCTCATGTGTGATACCTTCTATGTAGTAAACAATTTGCTCAAAACTTTTAAGATGGCATGATCCCATTTGGGGCTGTCTTGCTTTATGTAGACTGATAGttgcatatttttttctaagcaaaGCACATAGGTTAGTTAACAACATATACTTCCCACGCATTAAACTCTATGTCCATTTCTTTGGTAGGATATAGAGGGTAGGATTTCGAATCCTGTAGGCCAACAACCCCCTTTGTCTACCATATCCCCAATCCATTGGTTGGCCGTTCTTTGCACATATAGACTTGATGTTCTACCGGACACATTATCCCTGGGGTGCGCGCATTTCTGTGTGTTGGGGTTGCGAATAGCACCTTCTAATGGTGTTACCCTCTACTGGTGTTAGTTGATCCCCACCATCGTGATACCCTACTCTCCTACATCCAAGGGCCGTAGAGCATTCTTGTCCTCTTTCTGGATCTTCAATTCTCCATGTCTCGCACCATGCTTATCCCCCTTTAACTATTTGTAGGAGAAGGTTTTTAGGTACTATTAAACAGTATAGCCTTCCCCCAAATATTGGCTATTGCTTAGTACCCTTGTCCTTAGAATGCTATTCCTCCAAGTTCCAACCAAATTGGGTCTCGGGGCTTGCATTTGTCCTGTAATACATTAGAAGCACTCCTTTTCACCCATCTTTTGTAAGGAATTATCATTTTCTCTCTAGTTTATCCCTTTTGGTCAATATTTAAGTTCGGCATCATAATTCTTCACTATTTGATATTCATCGGCTTCGAGATTTTCTAGTTACCTATTTGTATGTGCAATGGTTGTCACATATCTTTTTTCTAAATTACCCGTGTAATATTCCTAGCAAGTGGGAGACTGTTTCATAGTCTTTTCTCAAGTCTATCATACTCttgtgaaaataattttttatctcTCCTGTTCCTTTTAGTATTCTATTCATGCAATAGAGAATAGACTCTTCCCTGCCCAATTACAGAGAACTTCATATTTTCTTTACAAATTTAGTCACCTCATGTTTCATtaacttcaaatttcaaaatcctaTATACTTCTTGAACATAGTGTTTTTAGCTATTCTTATTTCTttggcctcctcctcctcctccaccttaTTGTCTGTTTACTTTTTGTTACTATATCTTTTAGTTCTTCCATGCAATAAACTAACAATAGCTAAAGAAAAGCATATTTTGACTTTTCTAGTAACAAAAAATCTATTTACTGTTATTGAATCCACTTCTAAAGCTGTTAGATAGATTGTAATTTATCAAAATAAGGAAGGATATGAAAGGTAACTTCGGAATATATACGTTCCGCAATTACGATATTGGAGATCTTCCATTGGTTCAATGAGCCTCAAGAAATTGATACTGGCCCGTATAAGCTCaagtgattttgttttgttttgttttgagctCACTAAATTCCTGCAGTGACCATATCATCTGGATGTTAAAATTAAAACCCTATTGCCTGTTAGCTTATAGAAAAGTACACAGATCTTTTGTTACCTTGCCCTTATGGCCATAAAATAGTTGAGTAGGAACCTTGCTATGTGAAGTCGCCGCAAAGATACTAGTGATTAATATGTGTGGAAGTCTTATGGTTTGTCTTTGAACTCTGGAAAATGTGGAGCCTAGTTTCTTGTTTGAGGCTTGAATAACATGTTTCTTGGGTAGTTCTGTTAGTTTTTAGTTATCCTTCTACCTCTTACGAATTATGCTTGGAACATTTTCCGTCCATGCTTTCTAAGCTTAGCTGCCAATTTAGCGTCTTTATTCAGCTACGAGTTTTCTTCATCATACTTGCATGGCCGATAACCCTTTAAAATGGAATGGTTTTCTTAAATGTGCCGTTTAACATGGCAGAATGGACACTTTGAAGAGGCATCTTCCATTCTATGGACAGGAGGGACtgcaagaactcaagaaaatgGCAGTAAAGTTTGAAGAGAAGATCTACAGCTCTGCCACCAGCAAGGTAAGTCCATTAGTTGGGCATCTAGTATTTGTGTAAAAAATCAGAATGTTTGTGGTCATTCTTTTGATTGTATGTAATGAAACTACTGTTGTGTAGACGCTGTGaaagaatcttttttttttgtttcccttcAGAGTTTACACTGCATATAAATTACCTGTTCTGTTGTTATGAATTACTTACTAAATATAGATACTTAACTCTTATCTGCAGTCTGATTACCTGAGACAAATAAGTCTGAAGATGCTGACTATggagacaaaatccaaaaatactGCGACCAATTCTCCGCCATCCAACTCTGGGAATAATAGCGAGAATTCCACACATGCAGGTGATGACATGGAGGAGGAATTTTCTTTGAGAGTTAGAATTTATATGCTTGTCTTTTCTAGAAGTGATTGTTTGTTTTATAATTCTGTAGTTCAGGgtaattaaaatatgttacaCGGACTCTCCTAAATATATTAAACTTATCTGTGTCAGATACTCGATCTGAGACATGGGTATGGTATGGGATCTGTCAGGCATGTATGGTTTGAGGTCTACTAAGAAAACATAATAATTTTTAATCATAAAGTAGCGTATACGACTCGCCTATCATTCATGAAATGCTCTGctgttcccttttttttaacgCTCTAGCATACCTTGTTAGCAACAATTTTAGGGTAGAAAGCATTATGAGCAAATTACGAATTATAAATATTTGGCTGTGTCCAAGGTCTTAGCTCTTAGGAATAGGAaatgtataaaaatatagactaaattttaaaaaaattcaaataagatatGAAAAGGGCTGTACTAGTGTACTGTCTTTTTGGGTCTTTTTCGTCTTATaagaacttttttcaactttggtctatATTTCTATAGTTTCCGATACCTCATGTTGAGCTGAACAGTGATGTAAAAATTACACTCCAATCTagtaaaattaagagaaaacaaccaaaaagatcGTGTCAAAAAGCACCTAAAAAGTTAGGTCAAAGGAACCCTGAGGCGTTTTGGGAGATGTTCACAAAAATAAGACACCTGATAATATGCCTCCCGTCCTTGGTCACCGAATCAAACGCCTCATAGTTTAGCCCAAACTTCACATTACCTACGAGCTGATACAAAAATATAACGGTCTTGTTTCGAACAGTTAGTACTTTGCCTTGAGTCCCAATTAGTGATGTACTCCCACATTGTTGTGTTACACGTGAGTAACATACATTCGTTGCATGCAAGCTCGTGCCGATACAGAGTACGCTGATTCTTAATTATATTCTGATTACAGATGAATATGGTGAAAACAGTTGGAGTAGAATGAAATTTAGATTGAAGAACATAATATGACTATTGTTAATTGGTTTCGCATATAAAATGGGAGACAAATTACAACTATTAAATATCCTAAGGTCTtaggttcgaaacctcttagGTGTTATCAATTCCTTGGAGAGGGGAAtgaagagagggagggagagatcGAGGGAGGGATCCGAAaatggggttagggtttgaaattGGAACAGCCACCATCTAAGCCGTTGAATGGACACTAGAATGGACCCCATTTGAGCCATTGAATTGACTCAATCTAAGCTCTTGGTTTGGAATATTCCAAAATCTAAATGGATGCTGATCCTAAGTAGACAGGTACACATTTTCAAAGATACCGTCTGAGTGTTGATTTGACTCGATCTAAGCTCTTCATTTGCAATATTGCAAACTCTAAAATGATGTTGATCCAAGAGTCTTAAgtagcttttcaaaaaaaaaaagtcttaacATGTCTTGAAAAAGTGACACATTTTCATAGATGCCATTTGAGCGGTTGACCTCAATCTAAGCTCTTGATTCACAATATCCAAACTCTAAAATGATACTGATCCAACTGTCATAAAACGTCTTAGCCCATCTCAACCAATACAAAATTGACACGTACACATTTTCAACACCGACCTCCCTTACTATAATGATAATTCGTGGATAGTTAGAGGTTAATATTTGTGAAATtgacataaacaaaaaaagattcTAAAAACTAAGAGTACGTATGGCTGTGTCAGCCCTAAATTACTATCGATCTTGAGTCAGAAGTAAGAAACTCCACAACATCGAACAGAGCTCAGCAGCTCAGGCAACAGTAATAACAGCTGCCTCTCGGTTCCTTTGTTTCtgttcgtcgtcgtcgtctctctctctggtcatctctctctctctctctctcgctgttTGTTGTTTTTCATGATCATATATACTTGAACATATAATTGTAGTAGTAGTTGAAAAAGCTAATAAAGACTGAAATTCTCTTTTCTATTCGACGGAAGGATCGGGTTTCCAATTGTTGTTAATTTGGTGGTGGGTATTTGACGTAATTGAAATAGAaaacgttgcattattattattattattattattattattggcTGCAACTGAAAggttattattattgttttttgaCTTAGTAGTCAATCTGATGGGGAGGCCTGGTCCTGTTATTGGTGGTGGTGAACCCACGGTGAACACAGGAGATTGGAGATCCGAATTGCATCTTGATTCACGGCAAAGGATTGTCAACAAGATGTGAGCTTTTCCTTACGATTTTGATAGTAGTTTGACAGTTTTATGCACTTACATCAGTTGATTTTTGATTTggtaaagaagagaaaaaaaaaatgctgaatTAAAAAGATAACTCTTACAAGTGAATAACATTTGTGGGTTAGAAATtgcctttgtttttgtttgtccaattggaAAGTGTGATATCCGAGTTGCAGCATCGGAtaacttagagcatctccggccCTTACCCTTTTTTTGACTCATAACCAAATTATTAGTAAAAGTCCTTAAAACTCGCTCCAATCGTTGACTCAAACTCATACCAGATTTGAGGTTCACTCAAATTTTTAACCAAATCTAGGGAGACTCaaaacttttactcaaatttttaggCTTATTTTGCTCTTCGCAATTTACAATTATGCCactaatgaagcttttactcgaATTCGTGCTTAGATTTGAGTTTTTCCATTAGAGTGATACATACCAAATGAAGCttgtactcaaatttttttctcaaatttgggtTAATTTTTTAGCAAGGGCTGGATATGCTCTAGTGAGCTGCTTTTTGTCTATTCTAATGTGTTTTGGTTTTAAATCTGGGAATTCATTTGAAGGTGCAAATTGCATCTGATGAATATGGGTACTTCTCGGGATGTGGCTTTATAGTCGAGTTAAGTGTGAGTAAAAGAAAAGCTGGAATCTGCTCTATAACCAGAGATTTTGGCATGGGCGTCGAGTTTGAAATGTTTCATTTGGAAGTTTGGGTTGCGCAGAAGTGGCAGAACTGTTTGGGTGAAAATGTAAATTCTGAATAATGTATTTGAGAAGTAGATGGCAGGTACATGTTCATGTGGTTGTGATCTTCTACATCTAGGATAGTGAGAGTGTAGTTGGTGTGCGATGGTGTCAGACAAATCCTGTAACCAATTGATGCAATTTTACAACAAATGGATATTGTAGCATTTTCTCACTTTTGCATAAACTCTCTCATGTGCGATACCTTTTATGTAGTAAACAATTAGCTCAAAACTTTTAAGATAGCATGATCCCTTCACTGGTGTCttgccttttttttgtttgtttgtttgtttgtttgccatACGTTAGGAGAAGTGATTAGATATTAGCGTTCGGGGGGAGGGGGAACTTGAACCCCACACCTCATGTATGGGGGTAAATAGCTGTGCCAATTGCATTGGCACCCCAAGTGTGGGTGTCTAGCTTGACGTAGACTCATAGTTGCATATTTGTAACAGAGAAAGCATGTAGGTCAGTTAACAAGATATACTTCTGACACATTCAACTCTATGTCCATTTCTTTGGTAGGATATAGAGGGTAGGATTTCGAATCCTGTGGGCCAACATCCCCCTTTGTCTACCATATCCCCAATCCATTGGTTGGTCATTCTTTGCGCTGATATACTTGATGCTTGGGGGGGTTTGGTTGGGGCTGGCGTTACTATTACTACCCTCTACTGGTGTTAGTTATTCCCCACCATCGTGATACCCTACTCTCCTATGTCCAAGGGCCGTAGAGGATTCTTGTCCTCTTTTTGGATCGACAATTCTCCATGTCTCGCACCATACTTTATCCCCCTTTAACTATATGTAGGAGAAGGTTTCTTGGAACTATTAAACGGTATAGCCTTTTCCTGTAGCTATTACTTACTACCCTTATCCCTAGAATGCTATCCCTCCAAGTTCCAACCAAAAATTGGCTCTCGGGGCTTGCATTTGTCCTAGAATATCATTTTTTCTCTGGTCTCTCCGTTTTCCTCAATAATTAAGTTTGTTATCGTAATTCTTCACTCTTTGATATTCATGGCATTCGAGAGTTTCTACTTACCTATTCGTATGTGGAATGGTTGTCACGTATCTTTTTTCTAAATTAACTGTGTAATATTCCTAGCCAGTGGGGGACTGTTTCATAGTCTTTTCTCAAGTCCATCACACTCTtgtgaatataatttttcatCTCTCCCGTTTCTTTTACTGAAATAACCTAACAATAGCTAAAAAAGCACATTTTGACTTTTCTAGTTACGAAAAATCTATTTACTGTGATTGAATCCACTTTTAAAGCTGTTGAGACAGATTGTAATTTATCAAAATAAGGAAGGATATGAAAGGTAAGTTCAGAATATATACGTTGCACAATTACGATATTGAAGATGTTCCGTAGGTTGACTAAGCCTCAAGAAATTGATACTCGCCCATACGAGCTCtactgattttttatttattttttctctgtTTCGAGCTCACTAAATTCATGCAGTGACGATATCATCTGCATGTTAAAATTAACACCCTACCACCTGTTAGATGATAGAAAAAAACACTGATCTAGTGTTACCTTGCTCGTATGGCCTTAAATAGTTGAGTAGGAACTGGCTATATGAAGTGGCCGCAAAGATACTATTGACTAATACCTGTGGGAGTCTTTTTGAACTCTGGAAAATGTGGAGCCAAGCTCTTGTTTGAAGCTTGAATGACATATTTTCTTGGATAGTGGTGTTAGTTTCACAGTAATCCTTCTACGTATTACGAATTATTCTTGGAACATTCCGTCCATGCTTTCTAAGCTTAGCTGCCAATTTAGTGTCTTTATTGAGCTATGACTAATCTTCATCATACTTGCATGGCCGATAACCCTTTAAAATGGAATGGTTTTCTTAAATTTGCTGTTTAACATGGCAGAATTGACACTTTGATGAGGCATCTTCCATTCTCTGGACAGGAGGGACTGGAAGAGCTCAAGAAAATTGCATTAAGGTTTGAAGAGAATATCTACACTTCGGCCACCAGCCAGGTATGTCCATTAGTTGGGCATCTAGTATTTGTGTAAAAAATCAGAATGTTTGTGGTCATTCTTTTGATTGTAGGTATTGGAACTATGGTTGTGTAGACGCTGTGAAAGAATCCTTTTATTTTTCCCCTTCAGAGTTTACATTGTATATGAATTGCCAGTTCTCTTGTTATGAATTACTTACTAAATATTGATACTTAACTCTTATCTGCAGCCTGATTACCTGAGAAAAATAAGTCTGAAGATGCTGACTGAGGAGGCAAAATCTGAAAACAATATCACCAATTCTCTGGCATCCAACTCTGGGAATAATAGCGGAAATTTCACACATACAGGTGATACCATGGAGgaggaattttcttttgttccGAGTTAGAATTtatatgcttttttttttttttctagaagaTCGATTGTTGCAGAATTCTGTAGTTCAGGGTACTTTAATATGTTCCATGGACACTCCTAaggatataaaaaaattatctgtGTCAGATACTCGAGACATGGGTAGGGTATGGGATGTGTCAGGCATGTATGGTTGGACATCCACTTATTTTATTCCTGAATTATTGACTTGACCCATTTGATACTTCCTATGCTTTTCTGGTATGGGAAATGATAGTGAATTAATCCCTGATATGTTTACTTGTATCACGGACGTTATGAGTCATTGTAATTACTGGCGGCTAGGGGAGTAGTCCTGGTACAGGTGACTCCAATGCCTGTCGTTTGTGACTCTACTAGGACCATTTGTATATGCATATTGAAGGAAAATTCTCATGAAAAGATTGAATTGCCTCTGGCCATTAGAAAAAAGACCCCTGAAACTGAAATATATTGGTGACTTTAATGCTCAACGGGATAGGGAGTTAAAATCGTAGTGACCATATTTTGAATCAACTTAGGGAGTAGACCCAGGCGCCACCCTGAGGTGACTCTAAGGATCCAATGGGTGCTGACACCCTGGGAAAACAATCTGGCATGTTGAGTTTATGGTTCCCATGCTATTGTTGGATATCATTGATACGTTATTTTTTAGACTAGTCGTTTATTACTTATGGGCTGGGCACCATTCTTGTGATACCTTGTTGAGAATTGAGATGCATATCTTGTTCTTGATACCGTTTGTTGAGGTGCATATCCTGTTCTTGATATTATTCCATCGGGACACATATTTTGGTTCATCTAGTTTTCTTTGAAAATATCATTTTATCGTTCCATTTATCGTATGCCACATTTGTATGCCTTGGCATGCTAAATTACTCGGTGAGCTTTCAATTGACGAATTTATTCCAAACATTTTCAGGTGATTATTCGAATGGTAATTGAGGAGTTGTAGCACCGTTGGGACCCACATGTTGGACCTGGATGCCATCAGTTTATTGGGTATTTGTGTCCGTTGTTTTACAGTATTTGTATAAATTGTGGTTTGTGTGTATCCCACCAAAGGATAAGAACTTTGGTTGAAGTCTTGTATTTTATAGTGTAAGTAAAGTTCAGCACTTGTTTATAATCTATGTTTGGGTTGTTATTTATGCTTCGTCTCCAATGATTACCCTATCTCTCCTTCCACTCaagactaaaatacccaaagatagaaaccaaacaaagcctaaatcTTTTGAATCAATTGTTTTTGGTTAAAATAAAAGTGATTGTTTTCAATATACTtagaaaaaagggaaatttattgaaatggtcctcctagtttcattCGAGTCTTATTTTCGTTCTCCAAGTATTaattacaactcttttaacCTTCAAGGTtggtttttgtaccaaattggtccaattgataacttttaTCAGCCAAACTGGGTGGAAAAAATCTAATTGATGGCAGTTTGCAgctcgtaccaagttggtccaattgttGACGTC
The sequence above is a segment of the Rhododendron vialii isolate Sample 1 chromosome 13a, ASM3025357v1 genome. Coding sequences within it:
- the LOC131315336 gene encoding uncharacterized protein LOC131315336 isoform X2, encoding MSVSALNSIHLVSEKSPQSDLTETTVTTAAYRFLSLFNLMGRPGPVGGGGEPTVNTGDWRSQLHPVSRQRIVNKIMDTLKRHLPFYGQEGLQELKKMAVKFEEKIYSSATSKSDYLRQISLKMLTMETKSKNTATNSPPSNSGNNSENSTHAVNLMGRPGPVIGGGEPTVNTGDWRSELHLDSRQRIVNKIIDTLMRHLPFSGQEGLEELKKIALRFEENIYTSATSQPDYLRKISLKMLTEEAKSENNITNSLASNSGNNSGNFTHTGDTMEEEFSFVPS
- the LOC131315336 gene encoding uncharacterized protein LOC131315336 isoform X4; the encoded protein is MSVSALNSIHLVSEKSPQSDLTETTVTTAAYRFLSLFNLMGRPGPVGGGGEPTVNTGDWRSQLHPVSRQRIVNKIMDTLKRHLPFYGQEGLQELKKMAVKFEEKIYSSATSKSDYLRQISLKMLTMETKSKNTATNSPPSNSGNNSENSTHAVNLMGRPGPVIGGGEPTVNTGDWRSELHLDSRQRIVNKIIDTLMRHLPFSGQEGLEELKKIALRFEENIYTSATSQPDYLRKISLKMLTEEAKSENNITNSLASNSGNNSGNFTHTGDYSNGN
- the LOC131315336 gene encoding uncharacterized protein LOC131315336 isoform X5, whose protein sequence is MGRPGPVGGGGEPTVNTGDWRSQLHPVSRQRIVNKIMDTLKRHLPFYGQEGLQELKKMAVKFEEKIYSSATSKSDYLRQISLKMLTMETKSKNTATNSPPSNSGNNSENSTHAVVNLMGRPGPVIGGGEPTVNTGDWRSELHLDSRQRIVNKIIDTLMRHLPFSGQEGLEELKKIALRFEENIYTSATSQPDYLRKISLKMLTEEAKSENNITNSLASNSGNNSGNFTHTGDTMEEEFSFVPS
- the LOC131315336 gene encoding uncharacterized protein LOC131315336 isoform X3, producing the protein MSVSALNSIHLVSEKSPQSDLTETTVTTAAYRFLSLFNLMGRPGPVGGGGEPTVNTGDWRSQLHPVSRQRIVNKIMDTLKRHLPFYGQEGLQELKKMAVKFEEKIYSSATSKSDYLRQISLKMLTMETKSKNTATNSPPSNSGNNSENSTHAVVNLMGRPGPVIGGGEPTVNTGDWRSELHLDSRQRIVNKIIDTLMRHLPFSGQEGLEELKKIALRFEENIYTSATSQPDYLRKISLKMLTEEAKSENNITNSLASNSGNNSGNFTHTGDYSNGN
- the LOC131315336 gene encoding uncharacterized protein LOC131315336 isoform X1, giving the protein MSVSALNSIHLVSEKSPQSDLTETTVTTAAYRFLSLFNLMGRPGPVGGGGEPTVNTGDWRSQLHPVSRQRIVNKIMDTLKRHLPFYGQEGLQELKKMAVKFEEKIYSSATSKSDYLRQISLKMLTMETKSKNTATNSPPSNSGNNSENSTHAVVNLMGRPGPVIGGGEPTVNTGDWRSELHLDSRQRIVNKIIDTLMRHLPFSGQEGLEELKKIALRFEENIYTSATSQPDYLRKISLKMLTEEAKSENNITNSLASNSGNNSGNFTHTGDTMEEEFSFVPS